One window of the Salminus brasiliensis chromosome 1, fSalBra1.hap2, whole genome shotgun sequence genome contains the following:
- the ccnb1 gene encoding G2/mitotic-specific cyclin-B1 isoform X2, with amino-acid sequence MALRITRSTRLASSENQNAVPGKAALASKPSLRPRAALGEIGNAVLPRQTLKKKDVKPAPAVVEKKVIETVKQPKKDLPEVENEIQILSEPSSPVPMETSGCAPEDLCQAFSDVLLNIKDVDADDYDNPMLCSEYVKDIYKYLRQLEADQAVRPRYLEGREVTGNMRAILIDWLVQVQIKFRLLQETMYMTVAIIDRFLQDHPVAKKRLQLVGVTAMFIASKYEEMYPPEIADFAFVTDRAYTTAEIRDMEMKILRVLKFTFGRPLPLQFLRRASKIGEVTAEHHTLAKYFVELTMVDYDMVHFPPSQVASAAFALMLKVFNCGEWTPTLQYYMGYTEDSLIPVMQHIAKNVVKVNEGLSKHLAVKNKYSSQKQMRIASISQLKSSLIKDLAKQVS; translated from the exons ATGGCTCTTCGTATCACAAGG AGTACTCGCCTGGCCAGCAGCGAGAACCAGAATGCTGTTCCTGGAAAAGCAGCCCTTGCAAGCAAGCCCTCACTAAGGCCGAGAGCTGCCCTCGGTGAAATCGGTAATGCAGTATTGCCACGACAGACCCTGAAGAAAAAG gatGTGAAGCCTGCCCCTGCAGTGGTTGAGAAGAAAGTCATTGAGACTGTGAAGCAGCCAAAGAAAGATTTGCCTGAAGTTGAAAATGAGATTCAG ATTTTGTCTGAGCCTTCCTCCCCTGTGCCCATGGAAACCTCTGGCTGTGCCCCAGAGGATCTGTGTCAGGCTTTCTCTGATGTGCTGCTCAATATCAAGGACGTGGATGCTGACGACTATGACAATCCCATGCTCTGCAGTGAATATGTGAAGGACATCTACAAATACCTCCGGCAACTTGAG GCTGATCAGGCTGTCAGGCCAAGGTATCTGGAAGGAAGGGAAGTCACTGGGAACATGCGTGCCATCCTTATTGACTGGCTTGTCCAGGTCCAAATCAAGTTTAGGCTACTGCAGGAGACTATGTACATGACTGTGGCGATCATTGACCGCTTTCTTCAA GATCATCCAGTTGCCAAGAAGCGGCTCCAGCTGGTTGGCGTTACTGCTATGTTCATTGCCTCCAAGTATGAAGAAATGTACCCACCAGAGATTGCAGACTTTGCCTTTGTGACAGACCGTGCCTACACCACTGCTGAGATCAGGGATATGGAAATGAAGATCCTGAGGGTTCTGAAGTTTACCTTTGGTAGACCCTTGCCTCTCCAGTTCCTGAGGAGGGCTTCAAAAATTGGAGAG GTTACTGCAGAGCACCACACATTGGCCAAATACTTCGTAGAACTCACAATGGTGGACTACGACATGGTGCACTTTCCTCCCTCTCAAGTTGCCAGTGCTGCTTTTGCCCTCATGCTTAAGGTCTTCAACTGTGGTGAATGG ACCCCAACTCTCCAGTATTACATGGGCTACACTGAGGACAGCCTGATTCCAGTAATGCAGCACATTGCCAAGAATGTGGTGAAGGTCAATGAAGGACTCTCAAAGCACCTG GCGGTTAAGAACAAGTACTCCAGTCAGAAGCAGATGAGGATTGCATCCATCTCTCAGCTTAAGTCATCACTGATCAAGGACCTTGCCAAGCAAGTTTCCTAA
- the ccnb1 gene encoding G2/mitotic-specific cyclin-B1 isoform X1, with the protein MALRITRSTRLASSENQNAVPGKAALASKPSLRPRAALGEIGNAVLPRQTLKKKQDVKPAPAVVEKKVIETVKQPKKDLPEVENEIQILSEPSSPVPMETSGCAPEDLCQAFSDVLLNIKDVDADDYDNPMLCSEYVKDIYKYLRQLEADQAVRPRYLEGREVTGNMRAILIDWLVQVQIKFRLLQETMYMTVAIIDRFLQDHPVAKKRLQLVGVTAMFIASKYEEMYPPEIADFAFVTDRAYTTAEIRDMEMKILRVLKFTFGRPLPLQFLRRASKIGEVTAEHHTLAKYFVELTMVDYDMVHFPPSQVASAAFALMLKVFNCGEWTPTLQYYMGYTEDSLIPVMQHIAKNVVKVNEGLSKHLAVKNKYSSQKQMRIASISQLKSSLIKDLAKQVS; encoded by the exons ATGGCTCTTCGTATCACAAGG AGTACTCGCCTGGCCAGCAGCGAGAACCAGAATGCTGTTCCTGGAAAAGCAGCCCTTGCAAGCAAGCCCTCACTAAGGCCGAGAGCTGCCCTCGGTGAAATCGGTAATGCAGTATTGCCACGACAGACCCTGAAGAAAAAG caggatGTGAAGCCTGCCCCTGCAGTGGTTGAGAAGAAAGTCATTGAGACTGTGAAGCAGCCAAAGAAAGATTTGCCTGAAGTTGAAAATGAGATTCAG ATTTTGTCTGAGCCTTCCTCCCCTGTGCCCATGGAAACCTCTGGCTGTGCCCCAGAGGATCTGTGTCAGGCTTTCTCTGATGTGCTGCTCAATATCAAGGACGTGGATGCTGACGACTATGACAATCCCATGCTCTGCAGTGAATATGTGAAGGACATCTACAAATACCTCCGGCAACTTGAG GCTGATCAGGCTGTCAGGCCAAGGTATCTGGAAGGAAGGGAAGTCACTGGGAACATGCGTGCCATCCTTATTGACTGGCTTGTCCAGGTCCAAATCAAGTTTAGGCTACTGCAGGAGACTATGTACATGACTGTGGCGATCATTGACCGCTTTCTTCAA GATCATCCAGTTGCCAAGAAGCGGCTCCAGCTGGTTGGCGTTACTGCTATGTTCATTGCCTCCAAGTATGAAGAAATGTACCCACCAGAGATTGCAGACTTTGCCTTTGTGACAGACCGTGCCTACACCACTGCTGAGATCAGGGATATGGAAATGAAGATCCTGAGGGTTCTGAAGTTTACCTTTGGTAGACCCTTGCCTCTCCAGTTCCTGAGGAGGGCTTCAAAAATTGGAGAG GTTACTGCAGAGCACCACACATTGGCCAAATACTTCGTAGAACTCACAATGGTGGACTACGACATGGTGCACTTTCCTCCCTCTCAAGTTGCCAGTGCTGCTTTTGCCCTCATGCTTAAGGTCTTCAACTGTGGTGAATGG ACCCCAACTCTCCAGTATTACATGGGCTACACTGAGGACAGCCTGATTCCAGTAATGCAGCACATTGCCAAGAATGTGGTGAAGGTCAATGAAGGACTCTCAAAGCACCTG GCGGTTAAGAACAAGTACTCCAGTCAGAAGCAGATGAGGATTGCATCCATCTCTCAGCTTAAGTCATCACTGATCAAGGACCTTGCCAAGCAAGTTTCCTAA